One Acutalibacter muris DNA window includes the following coding sequences:
- a CDS encoding VirB4-like conjugal transfer ATPase, CD1110 family has translation MQKLQTVGADTLIYEPLEKPSFVVDGLIPTGLTLFCGAQKIGKSWLMLKLCLCVSQGIPLWDMPTREGDVLYLCLEDTFCRIQDRLFRLTDEASGRLHFAVASDKLSDGLAPMSFLPAPDYFKIGSRYVRVLAMTEYASWIHDDTVEELINLDTEMILSVNFMPVHTEEAVKYYTKKLDSLEANSMRFQQKQLQRMQVASPEPYNFRKDRDAITDSLNDIIQKDLGMVVATVTIAHMADSLEQLDSDTELIRNVTRGKNCEFNICTEQQLDALNTALPYGLDRISMDRSLTTETLAAFVPFSAQEICDPTGVLYGQNAVTRNLVVVDRLAKSSGNGFVLGMTGGGKSFFCKNELVSLRLKYPPDKADFLLLDPEQEYGKVVTELGGEVYHVGQDSINPFDLEIDLGERNPLAYKTEFITTFCEKVSEGGGLDAQTKSLIDRAVRAVYKDYIKSKGRYLPPLLGDFRAALQKMSNPRAEELALSLERFVDGALNTFSKPTNIDTGNSLICYSLSGLRDQMKPIGTLITLDHLLGRVMRNYKAGKITFVYADEFALLFQDEDTGKFFSNLWRRIRKYNGYCTGATQNCEEVLDSESGRAMLSNTDFVVMLNQSPSNAQRLSELYKITENQRTYFTNTQPGHGLMKIGGAMIPFISTVPTDTKLYRMLSTNPREGKWS, from the coding sequence ATGCAGAAGCTTCAGACAGTGGGCGCAGACACGCTCATCTATGAGCCGCTTGAAAAGCCGTCTTTTGTGGTGGACGGTCTGATACCCACGGGCTTAACCCTGTTCTGCGGCGCACAGAAAATCGGCAAGAGCTGGCTAATGTTAAAGCTCTGCCTATGCGTGTCGCAGGGAATCCCCTTATGGGATATGCCGACACGGGAGGGTGACGTGCTTTACCTCTGCCTTGAGGACACGTTCTGCCGCATTCAAGACAGGCTGTTTCGTTTGACGGATGAAGCGAGCGGGCGGCTTCACTTTGCCGTGGCAAGCGATAAGCTGTCAGACGGTCTTGCCCCCATGAGCTTCCTCCCCGCCCCGGACTACTTCAAAATTGGAAGCCGCTATGTGCGGGTACTGGCTATGACCGAGTACGCAAGTTGGATTCACGATGATACGGTCGAGGAGCTGATAAATCTTGATACGGAGATGATTCTCTCCGTCAACTTCATGCCCGTACACACCGAGGAAGCCGTGAAATACTACACCAAGAAGCTGGATTCCTTGGAAGCAAACTCCATGCGCTTTCAACAGAAGCAGCTCCAGCGGATGCAGGTTGCGTCCCCGGAGCCGTACAACTTCCGTAAGGACCGGGACGCTATCACGGACAGCCTTAACGACATCATACAGAAGGACTTGGGGATGGTGGTGGCGACCGTCACCATAGCGCATATGGCGGATTCCCTGGAACAGTTAGATTCCGACACCGAGCTTATCCGCAACGTCACCAGGGGCAAGAACTGCGAGTTCAATATCTGCACCGAGCAGCAGCTTGACGCTCTCAACACCGCCCTGCCCTATGGCCTGGACCGTATCTCCATGGACAGGAGCCTGACCACCGAGACCCTGGCGGCTTTCGTGCCATTTTCGGCCCAGGAGATTTGTGACCCCACCGGGGTACTGTATGGGCAGAACGCTGTCACAAGGAATCTGGTAGTCGTAGACCGGCTGGCAAAGTCCTCCGGCAACGGCTTTGTGCTGGGAATGACGGGCGGCGGCAAGTCCTTTTTCTGCAAAAATGAGCTGGTTTCTCTCCGGCTGAAATATCCCCCGGACAAGGCCGATTTTCTGCTTCTGGACCCGGAGCAGGAGTACGGAAAGGTCGTTACGGAGCTGGGCGGCGAGGTCTACCATGTGGGGCAGGATAGTATCAACCCCTTTGACCTGGAAATTGACTTGGGCGAGCGGAACCCTCTGGCCTACAAGACCGAGTTTATCACCACCTTCTGTGAGAAGGTCAGCGAGGGGGGTGGGCTGGACGCGCAGACAAAATCTCTCATTGATCGGGCAGTCCGTGCCGTGTATAAGGACTACATCAAGTCCAAGGGCCGGTATCTGCCGCCGCTGCTGGGTGATTTCCGGGCGGCGCTCCAGAAAATGAGCAATCCCCGGGCCGAGGAACTGGCCCTCTCCCTGGAGCGGTTTGTGGACGGCGCGCTCAATACCTTCTCCAAGCCCACCAACATCGACACCGGCAACAGCCTGATTTGTTACTCTCTTAGCGGCCTGCGGGACCAGATGAAACCCATAGGGACGCTCATCACCCTGGACCACCTGCTGGGCCGGGTCATGCGGAACTACAAGGCCGGGAAAATTACTTTCGTCTATGCGGACGAGTTCGCCCTCCTGTTCCAGGACGAGGACACCGGCAAATTCTTCTCCAACCTCTGGCGGCGTATCCGCAAATATAACGGCTACTGCACCGGCGCGACCCAGAACTGTGAGGAAGTGCTGGACAGCGAATCCGGGCGGGCGATGCTCTCCAACACGGATTTTGTGGTCATGCTGAACCAGTCCCCCTCCAACGCCCAGCGGCTTTCCGAGCTTTACAAGATCACCGAGAACCAACGGACCTACTTCACCAACACCCAGCCAGGGCACGGCCTCATGAAGATCGGCGGGGCCATGATTCCCTTTATCAGCACCGTACCTACAGACACCAAGCTGTACCGGATGCTCTCCACCAACCCGAGAGAGGGAAAGTGGAGTTAA
- a CDS encoding sigma-70 family RNA polymerase sigma factor has product MKYAPRKVYIKENNVYVELSYRDFCRRRESDQRYMDKLFIPVQGCLLEVVREQYADFYRDKERWRYLQKLDTNHKLLSLEGFTDSEGNVIDFVVDEVVDVAETVVRAVMVDRLKAALLLLSDSEQTLIKAIFFEELSEREVGLRLGVTQSVVNKRKSKILAKLRKIMENKI; this is encoded by the coding sequence GTGAAGTATGCACCAAGAAAAGTATATATCAAAGAAAACAATGTCTATGTGGAGTTGTCCTATCGGGATTTCTGCCGCCGCAGGGAATCCGACCAGAGATACATGGACAAGCTGTTTATCCCAGTGCAGGGCTGTCTGCTTGAAGTCGTTCGGGAACAGTATGCAGATTTCTATCGAGATAAAGAACGGTGGCGTTATCTGCAAAAGCTGGACACGAACCACAAGCTGCTGTCATTGGAGGGATTTACGGACAGTGAGGGAAATGTGATTGACTTCGTTGTTGATGAAGTGGTGGACGTTGCGGAAACCGTTGTCCGTGCGGTGATGGTGGACAGGCTGAAAGCCGCCTTGCTTTTGTTGTCGGACAGTGAACAGACGTTGATAAAAGCAATCTTCTTTGAGGAACTTTCCGAGAGGGAAGTCGGGTTACGGTTAGGCGTTACACAGAGCGTTGTGAATAAGCGCAAATCCAAAATCCTTGCGAAGCTGAGAAAGATAATGGAAAACAAAATTTAA
- a CDS encoding type II toxin-antitoxin system HicB family antitoxin, with the protein MQAGNTLQYKKYTCLVSYFNIKDCLTGRVLGMSQIPSFTSKTIEGIKGEFHRAVDDYIAACESEGKKPAQAFTGNYTVRTSPAIHEALALYAAQQEVKFSQIMQQAIGEFITNHNIEIPNREEN; encoded by the coding sequence ATGCAAGCAGGAAACACACTGCAATACAAAAAATACACCTGTCTTGTGTCCTATTTCAATATCAAGGACTGTTTGACCGGGCGGGTCCTGGGAATGAGCCAGATTCCTTCCTTTACTTCTAAGACCATAGAGGGAATTAAAGGGGAATTTCATCGGGCGGTAGATGATTATATTGCCGCCTGTGAGAGTGAGGGGAAGAAACCCGCCCAGGCTTTCACCGGGAATTACACCGTTCGAACTTCTCCAGCCATTCACGAGGCGTTGGCGCTGTATGCGGCCCAGCAAGAAGTCAAATTTTCTCAAATCATGCAGCAAGCCATAGGCGAGTTTATAACAAATCATAACATTGAAATACCAAACAGGGAGGAAAACTGA
- a CDS encoding RNA polymerase sigma factor, which yields MAYGAKTYTLREESTESGKRYFISFKDEQGEHQELEVSEQLFIEFRQMERRNRNLQQWNQRHREFNEVWDETLYRRALRVPKTLDERMIEKERNEVFYKAVARLPEIQRRRFLLYYEYDFNFYQIAEMEHCTASAVQKSVSVAREKVKAEMRKYLQP from the coding sequence ATGGCATACGGGGCAAAGACTTACACGCTTCGGGAGGAATCCACGGAAAGCGGCAAAAGGTATTTTATCAGCTTTAAGGACGAGCAGGGCGAACACCAAGAACTAGAAGTGTCAGAACAGCTATTCATTGAATTTCGTCAGATGGAGCGCAGGAACAGAAACCTTCAGCAATGGAATCAGCGGCACAGGGAGTTTAACGAGGTGTGGGACGAAACGCTTTACAGACGTGCGTTAAGAGTGCCTAAAACGCTTGATGAAAGAATGATTGAAAAAGAACGGAATGAAGTGTTTTACAAAGCGGTTGCCCGACTGCCAGAGATACAAAGGCGGCGTTTCCTGCTCTATTACGAGTATGATTTCAACTTCTACCAAATCGCAGAGATGGAGCATTGCACCGCTTCCGCTGTCCAGAAGTCCGTTTCGGTTGCAAGGGAGAAAGTCAAGGCGGAAATGAGGAAGTATCTCCAACCGTGA
- a CDS encoding RNA polymerase sigma factor has translation MAYNLGREDRKWRIWKEAEEKVLRECGVDEETIEQIRTDDRADFNSNRRFYRWASDFGEYLEGMADREKQAEVKSVADLLDEIENENLYLALITVDRRTLQIVLLKMQGYSTKEIAPLVHLTAGAIYARLNHLRKKLRKIL, from the coding sequence ATGGCATACAACCTTGGACGGGAGGACAGGAAATGGCGCATCTGGAAAGAAGCCGAGGAAAAGGTTCTGCGTGAGTGCGGCGTTGATGAAGAAACCATTGAGCAAATCCGCACAGACGACAGGGCAGATTTTAATTCCAACAGGCGGTTTTACCGATGGGCGAGCGACTTCGGCGAATACCTTGAGGGCATGGCGGACAGGGAGAAGCAGGCAGAGGTAAAGTCTGTTGCTGATTTACTGGACGAGATTGAGAACGAAAACCTGTACCTTGCCTTAATCACGGTGGACAGGCGCACCTTACAAATCGTCCTGCTGAAAATGCAGGGCTATTCCACAAAGGAGATTGCCCCGCTTGTGCATTTAACGGCAGGGGCTATTTATGCAAGGCTCAACCATCTGCGGAAGAAGCTGCGGAAAATTTTATAA
- a CDS encoding S-layer homology domain-containing protein, which translates to MTVLGNKAKIDPAQYTESSFSDVKVGKWYAPYVEWASGNGIVNGIGGGKFAPERNVTREQMAVILYNYAKFTECDLTVQAGLLEQFPDGDRVSKYARYANGVGFDPWGY; encoded by the coding sequence GTGACCGTGCTGGGAAACAAGGCAAAAATTGACCCGGCGCAATATACGGAAAGCAGCTTCTCGGACGTTAAGGTCGGGAAGTGGTACGCTCCCTATGTGGAGTGGGCCTCGGGGAACGGTATTGTCAACGGCATAGGCGGCGGGAAGTTTGCCCCTGAGAGGAATGTGACCCGGGAGCAGATGGCAGTTATCCTCTACAACTACGCCAAATTCACGGAATGCGATTTGACAGTCCAGGCCGGTCTCTTGGAGCAGTTCCCGGACGGAGACAGGGTGTCAAAGTACGCCAGGTACGCCAATGGAGTGGGCTTTGACCCATGGGGCTATTAA
- a CDS encoding S-layer homology domain-containing protein, giving the protein MATLLTLVLMVSTVTVSASAAAEKFTDVKPGNWYYTAVDYAVGEGLFSGTSATTFAPTGP; this is encoded by the coding sequence ATGGCAACTTTATTAACTCTGGTTCTTATGGTATCTACCGTGACTGTCAGCGCTTCTGCAGCGGCAGAGAAATTCACGGATGTAAAGCCGGGAAATTGGTACTACACGGCGGTGGACTACGCTGTAGGCGAAGGACTGTTCAGCGGAACCTCCGCCACCACCTTTGCCCCGACGGGTCCATGA
- a CDS encoding cysteine-rich KTR domain-containing protein, whose amino-acid sequence MCKTEWIRCPICGNKTRLQIRTDTELKNFPLYCPKCKQETLIEARNLQITVITEPDAQTQSR is encoded by the coding sequence ATGTGTAAGACAGAATGGATACGCTGTCCTATCTGTGGAAATAAGACAAGACTACAGATAAGGACAGATACGGAACTAAAAAATTTTCCGCTTTACTGTCCGAAGTGTAAGCAGGAAACACTAATTGAAGCAAGGAATTTACAAATAACAGTTATCACAGAGCCAGACGCACAGACGCAGAGCCGATGA
- a CDS encoding IS5 family transposase (programmed frameshift): MEITKEQYRKIEKYLPKQRGNVKIENLQLINAILYVAENGCKWRALPERYGKWHTVYERMNRWSKNGVLQRVFEGLQAEGIIRIKMENVCLDSTAVKVHPDGTGALKPSGRQSIGRSRGGLTTKIHMVTASDRAVVGFSLSGGQAHDAPEGIALLSEISRAEEQKYLLMDRAYEGENVRVAAVEMGFVPVVPPKRNRKDPWGYDKERYKRRNEIERYFLRLKRFRRIFTRYDKLDILFCGFIYVVMICDAVL; the protein is encoded by the exons ATGGAAATCACAAAAGAGCAATACAGGAAAATAGAGAAATATCTGCCGAAACAGAGAGGAAACGTGAAAATTGAGAATCTCCAACTGATAAATGCGATCCTGTATGTGGCCGAAAATGGGTGCAAATGGAGGGCGCTGCCGGAACGGTATGGGAAATGGCATACAGTATATGAGCGGATGAACAGGTGGAGTAAAAACGGTGTGCTTCAGCGGGTGTTTGAAGGACTGCAGGCAGAAGGCATCATCAGGATCAAGATGGAAAACGTGTGCCTGGACAGCACTGCAGTGAAAGTGCACCCGGATGGGACGGGTGCTTTAAAGC CAAGTGGCCGGCAATCTATCGGACGCTCCAGAGGGGGACTCACCACAAAAATTCATATGGTCACCGCGTCTGACCGGGCTGTAGTCGGCTTTTCCTTGTCTGGCGGCCAGGCCCACGATGCGCCGGAAGGAATAGCGTTGCTCTCGGAGATCAGTCGGGCAGAGGAGCAAAAATACTTACTGATGGATCGGGCCTATGAGGGCGAAAACGTGCGTGTGGCGGCGGTGGAGATGGGCTTTGTGCCTGTGGTTCCGCCGAAGAGAAACCGCAAGGACCCATGGGGCTACGATAAGGAGCGCTACAAGCGCCGCAATGAAATTGAGCGATATTTCCTGCGGCTAAAGCGTTTTCGCAGAATATTTACCCGATACGATAAGTTGGACATCCTTTTCTGCGGCTTTATTTATGTCGTCATGATTTGTGATGCTGTTTTGTGA
- a CDS encoding S-layer homology domain-containing protein, producing MEWALTHGAINGNGNRLDPQGKATRAQVAQIFYNSRELLDNSGSEDPQPPAPSPSPSTSPSPSPSPAPDPDKPRIEITDEVRAKLKPNQDPEKILDYVLNGKHDDPTFSYDGTIAKWDPTLKNSDDFGVESIGSWENIEDESRSSSAIGNGCVKILTCTASDRFYITANDEDGCFVLYYHPAEVEDSAKMREIKALLNLPSHIKYDRSLCYEGAGWAGPIRWELYGAQGIAEDIEYVLTEMHQAIQYYITEPTPGKSYN from the coding sequence ATGGAGTGGGCTTTGACCCATGGGGCTATTAACGGTAACGGCAACAGGCTGGACCCGCAGGGGAAAGCTACCAGGGCCCAGGTGGCGCAGATATTCTATAACAGCCGGGAGCTGCTGGATAACTCCGGCAGTGAGGACCCCCAGCCGCCTGCCCCCTCTCCCAGCCCTTCCACCTCGCCGTCTCCCTCTCCCTCGCCGGCACCCGACCCTGACAAGCCGAGAATTGAGATAACGGATGAGGTTAGGGCCAAGCTCAAACCCAATCAGGACCCGGAGAAGATTCTGGATTATGTGCTCAACGGAAAGCATGATGACCCGACCTTCTCATATGATGGGACTATCGCTAAGTGGGACCCAACATTGAAAAACTCTGATGATTTTGGTGTGGAATCGATAGGTAGTTGGGAGAACATAGAAGATGAATCCAGGAGCAGTTCTGCCATCGGCAATGGTTGCGTGAAAATCCTAACCTGTACCGCCAGCGACCGTTTCTATATCACCGCGAACGATGAGGATGGATGCTTTGTCCTCTACTACCACCCGGCAGAAGTAGAGGACAGCGCCAAAATGCGGGAAATCAAGGCTCTTTTGAATCTGCCAAGCCATATCAAGTATGACCGTTCACTTTGCTATGAGGGCGCAGGCTGGGCCGGTCCCATACGCTGGGAGCTTTACGGGGCGCAGGGGATAGCCGAAGATATTGAGTATGTGCTGACAGAAATGCACCAAGCAATCCAATACTATATCACTGAGCCCACGCCGGGGAAGTCCTATAATTAA
- a CDS encoding S-layer homology domain-containing protein: MKKVLAILLAVCLTVGVLPVYSSAASETEENNSFATAQQINVNAALTGAIPDGGDLDFYTFRLDRDGYIRLSFRHEYVDDSSTLWKLTLFDANCGAINQKTGSGKDVNHTYDPVGLPAGTYYIEVAPYSHNTYSTVPYNLTVNYTPAGDWETEDNGEFSRADQIDVNETVNGSMIHNSDTDLFQFSLSQPGYINLSFDHEYIDDSSTLWYINLYNAEYRLINRYSAAGEDIKNEYGYVGLPAGTYYVGISPYSLNTYSTKPYKMKVNFTPSAEWETEFNDAFDLADAIQTNQMVHGAIMNSSDKDFYRFELPSDGAVILSFAHDYVDNSSVLWYIDICNSEYKLLNEYRSTGDIVDGKSGIIGLPAGTYYVRVRPYSSYTYKTIPYRLTVNYTQSGPEAGPWETEFNDQFADADVIPVNQSVGGSIMSDSDEDFCRFELDEQGPVSITFKHDYLDNSGTVWRVYLYNNALKQISQYDSKGTDTRNLFGPSNLAAGTYYVKITPYSSYTYSTNTYVFYVSAGGESSPAPTSSPSPAPTQSPTPIPTSTPTAKPTTAPPPSSTPDIKALENFLAQFGWWAGGSSYDAQRATASSPAQYGAKNIFEAMLSTGSGYCYNDTLYPGEARQEVWDGKDPWGKWNGYRKTNAQKMEWILSHIFNCSDSHIAALKSSVLKENPTIYYLDGYYYNKLGGVGGGFSASVTNIQPYDGKYRVTYSLKSMYETTGRPRYAIVEWKVIDGQGYWSLHYNTELKDGQDPIKTGGFLDVKEQEYYCKPVLWAVENRITSGIGTGKFGPESSCTRGQIVTFLWRAAGSPSPKTATNPFTDVKPSDYYYKAVLWAVENNITSGIGNGKFGPGNSCTRGQAVTFIWRAAGSPNSATGNSFKDVAAGSYYEKAVNWAVANGITSGTSKTAFSPGKTCTRGQIVTFLYRHYVQATDVKPPKPEDTAYQDILKGLSNKDYFLYDVDSDGIRELIVLRTDETAIRGSVYTVQDGRAIGLMDNETIMSMASVPGGRIGVVSKQGKKYICTRSWNSGYSHPYTSNTGEIKLYTLLGGKLTLSEKVAYRIQSMNSTVPGETDIVRTVNGSGTALDYSQYQEWIESMTWLG; the protein is encoded by the coding sequence ATGAAAAAAGTTTTAGCTATCTTGCTGGCAGTATGCCTGACAGTAGGTGTATTGCCGGTCTATTCGTCTGCAGCCAGTGAAACGGAGGAGAACAACTCCTTTGCTACCGCACAGCAAATCAACGTCAATGCAGCTCTGACGGGGGCAATACCAGATGGCGGCGACCTGGACTTCTACACGTTCCGGCTGGACAGGGACGGCTATATCCGCCTCTCCTTCCGGCACGAATATGTGGATGACTCCTCAACCCTATGGAAACTCACCCTATTTGACGCAAACTGCGGAGCCATCAATCAGAAGACTGGCTCTGGCAAGGATGTCAACCATACATACGACCCAGTTGGCCTGCCCGCTGGAACCTATTACATAGAGGTCGCGCCGTACAGCCATAACACCTACTCTACGGTTCCCTACAATCTGACGGTGAATTACACCCCCGCTGGTGATTGGGAAACAGAGGACAACGGGGAGTTTAGCAGGGCGGACCAGATTGACGTGAATGAAACCGTTAATGGCAGCATGATTCACAACAGCGATACCGATTTATTCCAGTTCAGCCTATCCCAACCGGGGTATATCAACCTCTCGTTTGACCACGAGTATATAGACGATTCCTCTACCCTCTGGTACATCAATCTGTACAACGCTGAATACCGGCTGATCAATCGCTACAGCGCCGCTGGAGAGGACATAAAAAATGAATATGGCTATGTGGGCCTGCCCGCGGGGACATACTATGTGGGGATAAGCCCATATAGTTTAAATACCTATTCCACAAAGCCGTACAAAATGAAAGTTAATTTCACCCCATCGGCAGAATGGGAAACAGAGTTTAACGATGCCTTTGACCTTGCTGACGCCATACAGACAAATCAGATGGTCCATGGCGCGATTATGAATAGCAGCGACAAGGACTTCTACCGCTTTGAGCTGCCCTCTGACGGCGCTGTTATTCTGTCCTTTGCCCACGACTATGTGGATAATTCAAGCGTCTTGTGGTATATAGATATCTGTAACAGCGAGTATAAGCTATTGAATGAATACCGCAGTACCGGTGATATCGTTGACGGTAAGTCCGGTATCATCGGACTACCTGCTGGAACATATTATGTGCGGGTTCGACCGTATAGCTCCTATACATACAAGACCATCCCCTACCGCCTGACCGTAAACTACACGCAATCAGGCCCGGAGGCGGGTCCGTGGGAAACGGAGTTCAACGACCAATTTGCCGACGCGGACGTCATTCCAGTGAATCAGTCTGTCGGCGGCAGTATCATGAGCGACTCAGACGAAGATTTTTGCCGGTTTGAACTGGATGAACAGGGGCCGGTCAGCATTACGTTTAAGCATGATTATTTGGACAACTCCGGTACGGTTTGGCGGGTTTATCTGTATAATAATGCGCTCAAGCAGATAAGCCAGTACGACTCCAAGGGTACGGACACCCGCAATTTATTCGGCCCCAGCAATCTGGCTGCCGGGACTTATTATGTGAAAATCACCCCCTATAGCTCTTACACCTACTCCACAAACACCTATGTTTTCTATGTCAGCGCCGGAGGGGAATCCAGCCCCGCGCCTACCTCGTCGCCCAGTCCGGCTCCGACCCAAAGCCCCACGCCTATTCCAACCTCCACACCCACCGCAAAGCCCACCACCGCGCCACCCCCAAGCAGTACGCCGGATATCAAAGCGCTGGAAAACTTCCTGGCTCAGTTTGGCTGGTGGGCCGGCGGCTCCTCCTACGACGCCCAGCGTGCCACAGCAAGCAGCCCTGCCCAGTATGGAGCCAAGAATATTTTTGAGGCCATGCTGTCCACCGGCTCCGGCTACTGCTACAATGATACCCTCTACCCAGGAGAGGCCCGCCAGGAAGTATGGGACGGAAAGGACCCTTGGGGCAAGTGGAATGGGTATCGGAAAACCAACGCCCAAAAGATGGAATGGATCTTGAGCCATATATTCAACTGCTCCGACTCCCATATTGCCGCACTGAAGTCCTCTGTGCTGAAAGAGAACCCAACGATTTATTACCTGGATGGGTATTATTACAATAAACTGGGCGGCGTTGGCGGCGGATTCAGCGCGTCTGTCACGAATATCCAGCCTTATGATGGGAAGTATCGAGTCACCTACAGCCTCAAGAGTATGTATGAAACTACCGGACGCCCGCGTTACGCCATCGTGGAGTGGAAGGTCATCGACGGCCAGGGCTACTGGTCCCTGCACTATAATACCGAGCTGAAGGACGGCCAGGACCCTATTAAAACCGGCGGTTTTCTAGACGTGAAGGAACAAGAGTATTACTGCAAGCCGGTTTTGTGGGCCGTTGAGAATAGAATTACCAGCGGTATTGGCACGGGCAAGTTTGGCCCGGAAAGCTCCTGCACCCGTGGGCAAATCGTAACCTTCCTTTGGCGCGCTGCGGGGAGTCCCAGCCCCAAAACAGCTACAAATCCATTTACCGATGTGAAGCCCTCAGACTACTATTACAAGGCGGTCTTGTGGGCGGTAGAGAACAATATTACTTCCGGCATTGGAAATGGCAAGTTCGGCCCAGGCAACTCCTGCACTCGTGGCCAAGCAGTAACATTCATATGGCGGGCTGCGGGGAGTCCTAACTCAGCTACAGGAAATTCATTTAAAGACGTGGCGGCGGGAAGTTACTATGAGAAAGCAGTGAATTGGGCCGTTGCGAATGGTATTACCTCTGGCACCAGCAAGACAGCTTTTAGCCCCGGTAAGACCTGCACCCGCGGACAGATTGTTACTTTCCTATACCGTCATTATGTGCAAGCCACCGATGTGAAACCACCCAAGCCGGAGGACACGGCATACCAGGATATCCTCAAGGGTTTGAGCAACAAAGATTATTTCTTGTACGACGTCGATAGTGATGGAATAAGGGAACTGATCGTGCTGCGCACCGATGAAACCGCCATTCGCGGCTCAGTTTATACAGTCCAGGATGGCAGGGCCATTGGTCTGATGGACAATGAAACGATCATGAGCATGGCCAGTGTCCCCGGCGGCCGCATCGGAGTGGTAAGCAAGCAGGGCAAAAAATATATCTGCACCCGCAGTTGGAACTCCGGGTATTCCCATCCCTACACCAGCAACACAGGGGAAATCAAGCTATATACTCTTTTAGGCGGCAAGCTGACGTTAAGTGAGAAGGTAGCATATCGAATCCAGTCGATGAACTCAACCGTCCCCGGCGAAACGGATATAGTTCGGACAGTCAATGGCTCCGGCACAGCTTTGGACTATTCACAGTATCAGGAGTGGATAGAAAGTATGACCTGGCTGGGTTAG
- a CDS encoding TnpV protein, which yields MENQLFDETNGLWYELKDGYYYPCLTVSEEEKQPIGLWGRQHKQYLKEQHRPIIYNSLQLNGKLNAYLAHIDQQAQERYELLVKQMKQARGITEGLKAADPMSWVGRMNTIQSCVKDIINTETVFA from the coding sequence ATGGAGAACCAATTATTTGACGAAACAAATGGCCTATGGTATGAGTTGAAAGACGGTTACTATTACCCTTGCCTGACAGTATCAGAGGAAGAAAAGCAGCCCATAGGCTTATGGGGTCGACAGCATAAGCAGTACCTAAAAGAGCAGCACAGGCCGATAATTTACAACTCCCTCCAATTGAACGGTAAGCTAAACGCCTACCTTGCCCACATCGACCAGCAAGCGCAGGAGCGATACGAACTTCTTGTTAAGCAGATGAAACAGGCTCGCGGTATTACCGAGGGGTTGAAAGCTGCTGACCCAATGTCATGGGTCGGCAGGATGAACACTATCCAATCTTGCGTGAAAGATATCATAAATACTGAAACTGTTTTTGCATAA